One part of the Lycium ferocissimum isolate CSIRO_LF1 chromosome 8, AGI_CSIRO_Lferr_CH_V1, whole genome shotgun sequence genome encodes these proteins:
- the LOC132068105 gene encoding tRNase Z TRZ2, chloroplastic, which yields MQISLATTIPKVPSFCTYYHSSSNQTQNNVQKPSHSLSAQTRVSLPAPCAVKSSSTGFLSAIERAIEEEEYRKARAEVNRKGLNVEGYSIEGHSIGGHETCVIVPQLKVAFDIGRCPSRAVHQNFLFITHAHLDHIGGLPMYVATRGLYGLKPPTVFVPPSIKEDVEKLLDVHRSMSQVELNLEMIALDVGETYEMRNDLVVRPFRTHHVIPSQGYVIYSVRKKLKKQYIHLEGKKIEKLKKSGVQITDSVLCPEVAFTGDTASDFYLDPRSADALRAKVLITEATFLDDNCSVEHAREHGHTHIYEIMEHAKWIRNKTLVLTHFSPRYNIEEIRQGISKLKPQVSANVVALTEGFKSMHS from the exons ATGCAAATCTCACTAGCCACTACAATCCCGAAAGTACCTTCATTCTGCACATATTACCATTCCTCCTCGAACCAAACTCAAAACAATGTACAAAAACCAAGCCATAGTCTCTCAGCGCAAACACGCGTCAGTCTTCCAGCTCCATGTGCTGTCAAAAGCTCCTCTACTGGTTTCTTGTCTGCCATTGAGCGAGCAATAGAGgaagaagagtatagaaaagcCAGGGCTGAGGTAAACCGAAAAGGGTTAAACGTTGAAGGTTATTCAATTGAAGGACACTCGATTGGTGGCCACGAGACCTGTGTTATTGTGCCACAACTAAAGGTTGCTTTTGATATTGGGAGATGTCCTTCAAGGGCTGTTCATCAAAACTTCTTGTTTATCACTCACGCTCATCTTGACCACATT GGTGGACTTCCTATGTATGTTGCCACTCGTGGCTTGTACGGTTTGAAGCCTCCGACTGTCTTCGTACCTCCTTCCATAAAAGAGGATGTAGAGAAGTTGCTCGATGTTCATAGATCTATGAGTCAGGTGGAGTTAAACTTGGAGATGATAGCTTTAGATGTAG GGGAAACATATGAAATGCGGAATGACCTTGTAGTAAGACCATTTAGAACTCACCATGTTATTCCGAGCCAG GGCTATGTGATATACTCGGTCAGAAAGAAGCTGAAGAAGCAATACATTCATCTAGAGgggaaaaaaattgagaaattgaAGAAATCGGGTGTTCAG ATAACAGATAGCGTGTTGTGTCCAGAAGTAGCTTTCACAGGAGATACAGCATCGGATTTTTATCTTGATCCTCGCAGTGCTGATGCTTTGCGGGCAAAAGTTCTTATAACTGAG GCAACTTTCTTGGATGACAACTGCAGCGTCGAGCATGCACGAGAGCAcggtcatacccatatatacgaG ATAATGGAGCATGCAAAATGGATACGGAACAAAACGCTCGTTTTAACCCATTTTTCACCACGCTACAATATTGAG GAGATTCGTCAAGGTATATCAAAGTTGAAACCACAGGTATCAGCTAATGTGGTTGCCTTAACTGAGGGCTTCAAATCAATGCACTCGTAG
- the LOC132068106 gene encoding beta-D-glucosyl crocetin beta-1,6-glucosyltransferase-like isoform X2 — protein sequence MAEEYTTNLRLLMFPYLAYGHLTPFLEVAKKLSDRGFSIDLCSTPINLSFIKKKIPHKYSSSIHLVEFHLPDLPELPPHYHTTNGLPVHLQSTLYKAIMMAKPQFYQILKDQKPDVLVHDIMQPWAAGVAASLKIPAIRFCIASAAMCCYFGHFYYKPGVEFPFPALYLKDYEKAIERPYEVEVEEEGDVVETELIKWLGKHKEHSTVYVSFGSEYFLTKEEMEEVAYGLELSNVNFIWIVKFPRGEEQEVIKLEEALPQGFLERIGERGRIVEGWAPQARILKHQSIGAFVTHCGWNSILESIEFSVPIIALPMNFYSDQPMNARLIVENGVAMEIARDGNGKLHRGNIAEVIKDVIFGEQIGEDLRRKVKSLAENIRSLREKEMDEVVKVITQLCEKNQSN from the exons ATGGCTGAAGAATATACAACAAATCTGAGACTACTAATGTTTCCATACTTAGCTTATGGCCACCTCACACCTTTCCTTGAGGTAGCCAAGAAACTCTCAGATAGAGGCTTCTCCATTGACTTGTGTTCAACTCCCATAAATCTTAGtttcatcaagaaaaaaattccacACAAGTACTCTTCCTCAATTCACCTAGTGGAATTCCATTTACCAGACTTGCCTGAACTTCCTCCTCATTATCACACAACCAATGGCCTTCCAGTCCATCTTCAATCCACTCTCTACAAAGCCATCATGATGGCAAAACCGCAATTTTACCAAATCCTGAAAGATCAAAAACCTGATGTGTTAGTACATGATATAATGCAACCATGGGCAGCAGGGGTTGCAGCTAGTCTCAAAATTCCTGCAATAAGATTTTGCATTGCAAGTGCAGCTAtgtgttgttattttggccaTTTTTATTACAAACCAGGAGTGGAATTCCCTTTCCCAGCTCTCTATCTCAAGGATTATGAAAAAGCGATAGAGCGTCCGTATGAGGTTGAAGTGGAGGAAGAAG GGGATGTGGTGGAAACAGAACTCATTAAATGGCTTGGGAAGCATAAGGAGCATTCAACTGTGTATGTCTCATTTGGGAGTGAGTATTTCTTGACAAAGGAAGAAATGGAAGAGGTAGCTTATGGATTAGAGCTTAGCAATGTTAATTTTATATGGATCGTAAAGTTTCCAAGAGGAGAAGAACAAGAAGTTATTAAACTTGAAGAGGCACTTCCTCaaggttttcttgaaagaaTTGGAGAAAGGGGAAGGATAGTTGAAGGATGGGCTCCACAGGCAAGAATTCTAAAGCATCAAAGTATTGGAGCATTTGTAACTCACTGTGGTTGGAATTCAATACTTGAAAGCATAGAGTTTAGTGTTCCAATTATAGCTTTGCCCATGAACTTTTACTCAGATCAGCCTATGAATGCTAGATTGATTGTGGAAAACGGAGTAGCCATGGAGATCGCGAGAGATGGAAATGGGAAGCTTCATAGAGGTAATATAGCTGAGGTTATTAAAGATGTGATTTTTGGTGAACAAATTGGGGAGGATTTGAGGAGGAAGGTGAAAAGTCTTGCTGAGAATATAAGATCgctaagagagaaagagatggatgaagttgttaaggtgaTAACACAGCTTTGCGAGAAGAATCAGTCCAACTAG
- the LOC132068106 gene encoding beta-D-glucosyl crocetin beta-1,6-glucosyltransferase-like isoform X1 has translation MAEEYTTNLRLLMFPYLAYGHLTPFLEVAKKLSDRGFSIDLCSTPINLSFIKKKIPHKYSSSIHLVEFHLPDLPELPPHYHTTNGLPVHLQSTLYKAIMMAKPQFYQILKDQKPDVLVHDIMQPWAAGVAASLKIPAIRFCIASAAMCCYFGHFYYKPGVEFPFPALYLKDYEKAIERPYEVEVEEEGDRIMLLNSSRAIDAKYMDYLSEIGKAKILPTGAVFQYLEDAGDVVETELIKWLGKHKEHSTVYVSFGSEYFLTKEEMEEVAYGLELSNVNFIWIVKFPRGEEQEVIKLEEALPQGFLERIGERGRIVEGWAPQARILKHQSIGAFVTHCGWNSILESIEFSVPIIALPMNFYSDQPMNARLIVENGVAMEIARDGNGKLHRGNIAEVIKDVIFGEQIGEDLRRKVKSLAENIRSLREKEMDEVVKVITQLCEKNQSN, from the exons ATGGCTGAAGAATATACAACAAATCTGAGACTACTAATGTTTCCATACTTAGCTTATGGCCACCTCACACCTTTCCTTGAGGTAGCCAAGAAACTCTCAGATAGAGGCTTCTCCATTGACTTGTGTTCAACTCCCATAAATCTTAGtttcatcaagaaaaaaattccacACAAGTACTCTTCCTCAATTCACCTAGTGGAATTCCATTTACCAGACTTGCCTGAACTTCCTCCTCATTATCACACAACCAATGGCCTTCCAGTCCATCTTCAATCCACTCTCTACAAAGCCATCATGATGGCAAAACCGCAATTTTACCAAATCCTGAAAGATCAAAAACCTGATGTGTTAGTACATGATATAATGCAACCATGGGCAGCAGGGGTTGCAGCTAGTCTCAAAATTCCTGCAATAAGATTTTGCATTGCAAGTGCAGCTAtgtgttgttattttggccaTTTTTATTACAAACCAGGAGTGGAATTCCCTTTCCCAGCTCTCTATCTCAAGGATTATGAAAAAGCGATAGAGCGTCCGTATGAGGTTGAAGTGGAGGAAGAAGGTGACAGAATCATGCTGCTGAATAGCTCTAGAGCAATAGATGCAAAGTACATGGATTATCTTTCTGAAATAGGCAAAGCAAAGATTCTGCCTACCGGAGCAGTATTTCAATATCTTGAAGATGCAG GGGATGTGGTGGAAACAGAACTCATTAAATGGCTTGGGAAGCATAAGGAGCATTCAACTGTGTATGTCTCATTTGGGAGTGAGTATTTCTTGACAAAGGAAGAAATGGAAGAGGTAGCTTATGGATTAGAGCTTAGCAATGTTAATTTTATATGGATCGTAAAGTTTCCAAGAGGAGAAGAACAAGAAGTTATTAAACTTGAAGAGGCACTTCCTCaaggttttcttgaaagaaTTGGAGAAAGGGGAAGGATAGTTGAAGGATGGGCTCCACAGGCAAGAATTCTAAAGCATCAAAGTATTGGAGCATTTGTAACTCACTGTGGTTGGAATTCAATACTTGAAAGCATAGAGTTTAGTGTTCCAATTATAGCTTTGCCCATGAACTTTTACTCAGATCAGCCTATGAATGCTAGATTGATTGTGGAAAACGGAGTAGCCATGGAGATCGCGAGAGATGGAAATGGGAAGCTTCATAGAGGTAATATAGCTGAGGTTATTAAAGATGTGATTTTTGGTGAACAAATTGGGGAGGATTTGAGGAGGAAGGTGAAAAGTCTTGCTGAGAATATAAGATCgctaagagagaaagagatggatgaagttgttaaggtgaTAACACAGCTTTGCGAGAAGAATCAGTCCAACTAG
- the LOC132068103 gene encoding uncharacterized protein LOC132068103 isoform X2, translating to MTSHGKKDQDQSMTIEFLRARLLAERSVSQTARQRADELAERVLELEEQLKIVSLQRKKAEKATAAVLSILENQGISDASQEFDSGSDQEAESADNRNERNPTSSNVKEKENDGDISSSDIVSSPSTGRSLSWKSGKLSLLPSFDRKKYTDSVWRRSSSFGSTGTNSPKRAGKSCRRVRRSNTKSATDGLQNTSGGCPPKCLPSFANNGPQSLMDSTGNNDAKDQLHFPTSEMSENQRKDNECDEDMERALQHKAQLIGTYVAEEKAQREWEEKYRENNSYAQDSCDPGNYSDVTDERDDGRPYSAEMINLQNHANKFRESDIPSTNGVTDNFPSTPNCSRIINSESPVSEFALPKSNGSCPENNGLTPAYSHHQFLSVNGSRIHPSENAISSSGGSGSQEGRAFKGDYEQALVSWDASDNNIGSILGALDQAKFSINQQINVSPVTKGGSSIEHSIPTTRIEDRLDIPPGCPGLFRLPTDFQPSQRLILENTLGAGFDYLNTPSSLGLPFCSKSTYPTYPFYPNTTTTTMSRSQASWSPLYEPSLTTFCPVVVPNLSSDEEVLLRSLPRNESGIPPSFPVSHYDAHMRPNMYR from the exons ATGACATCTCATGGGAAAAAAGATCAAGATCAGAG CATGACAATTGAATTTCTCCGGGCGCGATTATTAGCTGAAAGGTCTGTCTCACAAACAGCAAGGCAGAGGGCTGATGAACTAGCAGAGAGG GTCTTGGAACTGGAAGAGCAGCTAAAGATTGTATCTCTACAAAGAAAGAAGGCTGAGAAGGCCACTGCAGCTGTTCTGTCCATTTTAGAGAACCAAGGAATATCTGATGCTTCGCAGGAATTTGATTCAGGCTCTGATCAGGAAGCAGAGTCCGCTGACAATAGAAACGAGCGAAATCCAACTTCATCAAAtgtgaaagagaaagaaaatgatGGTGACATCTCAAGCTCCGACATTGTATCTTCTCCATCAACAGGCAGAAGTTTGTCATGGAAAAGTGGTAAACTTTCTTTGCTGCCATCTTTTGACAGGAAGAAATATACTGATTCTGTCTGGAGGAGGTCTAGTAGTTTCGGGTCAACTGGAACTAATTCGCCAAAACGGGCTGGAAAATCGTGCCGACGGGTAAGGCGCAGTAACACCAA ATCAGCCACTGATGGGTTACAAAATACCTCTGGCGGATGCCCCCCCAAGTGTCTTCCTTCTTTTGCTAATAATGGGCCTCAATCCCTAATGGACAGTACTGGCAATAATGATGCGAAAGATCAACTTCACTTTCCTACTTCAGAGATGTCAGAAAATCAAAGGAAAGATAATGAGTGTGATGAAGACATGGAAAGAGCTTTACAACATAAGGCGCAACTTATAGGGACATATGTAGCTGAGGAAAAAGCCCAAAGAGAATGGGAAGAGAAGTACAGAGAGAATAACAGCTATGCACAG GATTCATGTGACCCTGGAAATTACTCGGACGTGACTGATGAAAGAGATgatgggcgaccatattctgcTGAAATGATTAATTTGCAAAatcatgcaaacaaattcaggGAATCAGATATTCCCTCCACCAATGGAGTGACAGACAATTTTCCATCCACTCCGAACTGCAGCAGAATTATTAATTCAGAGTCCCCAGTATCAGAGTTTGCACTTCCAAAGTCTAATGGGAGTTGTCCAGAAAATAACGGCCTGACACCTGCTTATAGTCACCATCAGTTTCTGTCTGTGAATGGTTCCCGTATCCACCCCTCCGAAAATGCTATCTCATCTTCTGGAGGTAGCGGTTCGCAAGAAGGACGAGCTTTTAAAGGAGATTATGAACAAGCCTTGGTTTCTTGGGATGCTTCAGATAATAATATAGGTTCTATCCTGGGGGCACTTGATCAAGCTAAGTTTTCGATTAACCAACAGATCAACGTCTCGCCAGTAACAAAAGGCGGATCTTCCATAGAACATTCCATTCCTACAACTAGAATTGAGGACAGATTAGACATTCCACCTGGATGCCCTGGCCTTTTTAGACTACCAACGGATTTTCAACCTTCACAGAGGCTTATTCTTGAGAACACCTTAGGCGCGGGATTCGACTACCTTAATACTCCCTCGAGTTTAGGTCTTCCATTTTGCAGTAAATCAACCTACCCCACCTATCCATTTTACCCCAATACAACAACTACTACTATGTCTCGATCTCAAGCAAGTTGGAGTCCGCTATATGAACCCTCACTAACCACATTTTGTCCCGTTGTAGTGCCAAACTTATCCTCAGACGAAGAAGTACTCTTAAGATCCCTTCCTAGGAATGAATCAGGTATACCCCCATCATTTCCCGTCTCGCATTATGATGCTCATATGAGACCAAACATGTATAGGTAG
- the LOC132068107 gene encoding uncharacterized protein LOC132068107 isoform X2, giving the protein MRFKRGSKVEVINTKKLVTNQEIGQVLEVFDESSWKTATIVKVLDRDYYLVQQTGCLEELCVHRSNTRVVQCWQDKERNLKRKGSGLCRRPDQLSALKPSKKVSKVLSFSARNRSLVADDHLASQECTELRKSHISSSLLLNRVSQVALSKNETFRNIQDLEATERAFKRRRVVPAVLKGQVNVSAKCKENIMGEKYVSDGYCALEQTKRSDSLSDACSVGSCSINDKFSNLSPEEVCSDVESFQDSADKEEIAAGIHSLELHAYRCTLEALYASGPLSWDQEALLTNLRISLHISNDEHLAELKTLISAGTGIHGNSWMYTSFASKTQKMMLAFAAPRLLQQLSHR; this is encoded by the exons ATGAGGTTTAAAAGGGGAAGCAAAGTGGAGGTAATAAATACGAAGAAATTGGTTACGAATCAGGAAATTGGTCAAGTTTTGGAGGTATTTGATGAATCTTCTTGGAAGACTGCTACAATTGTGAAGGTTCTAGATAGAGATTACTATTTGGTACAACAGACTGGATGCTTGGAGGAGCTTTGTGTGCACAGATCAAACACCAGAGTGGTACAATGTTGGCAAGATAAGGAACGGAACTTGAAAAGGAAG GGATCTGGATTGTGTAGGAGACCTGACCAACTATCAGCTTTAAAACCTTCTAAAAAGGTGAGCAAGGTCCTGTCTTTTAGCGCAAGGAATAGATCTCTTGTTGCGGATGATCATTTAGCTTCTCAGGAGTGTACTGAGTTGCGGAAGTCTCATATTAGCTCTTCGTTATTGCTAAATAGGGTATCCCAAGTTGCCCTGTCTAAAAATGAAACCTTTAGAAACATTCAGGATTTAGAGGCAACTGAGAGAGCTTTTAAGAGACGGAGAGTAGTGCCAGCTGTCTTAAAGGGACAAGTCAATGTTAGTGCCAAGTGCAAAGAGAATATAATGGGTGAGAAGTATGTATCTGATGGATATTGTGCATTGGAGCAAACCAAAAGAAGTGATTCTCTTAGTGATGCCTGTTCCGTTGGTAGTTGTAGTATCAACGATAAATTTTCTAACTTATCCCCAGAAGAAGTATGCAGTGATGTAGAGTCTTTTCAAGATTCTGCAGATAAGGAGGAAATAGCAGCAGGTATTCATAGCTTGGAGTTACATGCTTATCGGTGCACTTTGGAGGCATTGTATGCGTCCGGTCCCTTAAGTTGGGACCAAGAAGCATTGTTAACTAATCTTCGAATCTCGCTCCATATTTCAAATGATGAACATTTAGCAGAGCTGAAGACTTTAATTTCTGCTGGAACTGGTATTCAT GGCAACAGTTGGATGTATACATCCTTTGCCTCCAAAACTCAAAAGATGATGCTTGCGTTTGCAGCACCTCGACTCCTGCAACAACTGTCCCACAGATAA
- the LOC132068103 gene encoding uncharacterized protein LOC132068103 isoform X1, with the protein MTSHGKKDQDQRKILGMEDSSMTIEFLRARLLAERSVSQTARQRADELAERVLELEEQLKIVSLQRKKAEKATAAVLSILENQGISDASQEFDSGSDQEAESADNRNERNPTSSNVKEKENDGDISSSDIVSSPSTGRSLSWKSGKLSLLPSFDRKKYTDSVWRRSSSFGSTGTNSPKRAGKSCRRVRRSNTKSATDGLQNTSGGCPPKCLPSFANNGPQSLMDSTGNNDAKDQLHFPTSEMSENQRKDNECDEDMERALQHKAQLIGTYVAEEKAQREWEEKYRENNSYAQDSCDPGNYSDVTDERDDGRPYSAEMINLQNHANKFRESDIPSTNGVTDNFPSTPNCSRIINSESPVSEFALPKSNGSCPENNGLTPAYSHHQFLSVNGSRIHPSENAISSSGGSGSQEGRAFKGDYEQALVSWDASDNNIGSILGALDQAKFSINQQINVSPVTKGGSSIEHSIPTTRIEDRLDIPPGCPGLFRLPTDFQPSQRLILENTLGAGFDYLNTPSSLGLPFCSKSTYPTYPFYPNTTTTTMSRSQASWSPLYEPSLTTFCPVVVPNLSSDEEVLLRSLPRNESGIPPSFPVSHYDAHMRPNMYR; encoded by the exons ATGACATCTCATGGGAAAAAAGATCAAGATCAGAG GAAAATCCTTGGGATGGAAGATTCTAGCATGACAATTGAATTTCTCCGGGCGCGATTATTAGCTGAAAGGTCTGTCTCACAAACAGCAAGGCAGAGGGCTGATGAACTAGCAGAGAGG GTCTTGGAACTGGAAGAGCAGCTAAAGATTGTATCTCTACAAAGAAAGAAGGCTGAGAAGGCCACTGCAGCTGTTCTGTCCATTTTAGAGAACCAAGGAATATCTGATGCTTCGCAGGAATTTGATTCAGGCTCTGATCAGGAAGCAGAGTCCGCTGACAATAGAAACGAGCGAAATCCAACTTCATCAAAtgtgaaagagaaagaaaatgatGGTGACATCTCAAGCTCCGACATTGTATCTTCTCCATCAACAGGCAGAAGTTTGTCATGGAAAAGTGGTAAACTTTCTTTGCTGCCATCTTTTGACAGGAAGAAATATACTGATTCTGTCTGGAGGAGGTCTAGTAGTTTCGGGTCAACTGGAACTAATTCGCCAAAACGGGCTGGAAAATCGTGCCGACGGGTAAGGCGCAGTAACACCAA ATCAGCCACTGATGGGTTACAAAATACCTCTGGCGGATGCCCCCCCAAGTGTCTTCCTTCTTTTGCTAATAATGGGCCTCAATCCCTAATGGACAGTACTGGCAATAATGATGCGAAAGATCAACTTCACTTTCCTACTTCAGAGATGTCAGAAAATCAAAGGAAAGATAATGAGTGTGATGAAGACATGGAAAGAGCTTTACAACATAAGGCGCAACTTATAGGGACATATGTAGCTGAGGAAAAAGCCCAAAGAGAATGGGAAGAGAAGTACAGAGAGAATAACAGCTATGCACAG GATTCATGTGACCCTGGAAATTACTCGGACGTGACTGATGAAAGAGATgatgggcgaccatattctgcTGAAATGATTAATTTGCAAAatcatgcaaacaaattcaggGAATCAGATATTCCCTCCACCAATGGAGTGACAGACAATTTTCCATCCACTCCGAACTGCAGCAGAATTATTAATTCAGAGTCCCCAGTATCAGAGTTTGCACTTCCAAAGTCTAATGGGAGTTGTCCAGAAAATAACGGCCTGACACCTGCTTATAGTCACCATCAGTTTCTGTCTGTGAATGGTTCCCGTATCCACCCCTCCGAAAATGCTATCTCATCTTCTGGAGGTAGCGGTTCGCAAGAAGGACGAGCTTTTAAAGGAGATTATGAACAAGCCTTGGTTTCTTGGGATGCTTCAGATAATAATATAGGTTCTATCCTGGGGGCACTTGATCAAGCTAAGTTTTCGATTAACCAACAGATCAACGTCTCGCCAGTAACAAAAGGCGGATCTTCCATAGAACATTCCATTCCTACAACTAGAATTGAGGACAGATTAGACATTCCACCTGGATGCCCTGGCCTTTTTAGACTACCAACGGATTTTCAACCTTCACAGAGGCTTATTCTTGAGAACACCTTAGGCGCGGGATTCGACTACCTTAATACTCCCTCGAGTTTAGGTCTTCCATTTTGCAGTAAATCAACCTACCCCACCTATCCATTTTACCCCAATACAACAACTACTACTATGTCTCGATCTCAAGCAAGTTGGAGTCCGCTATATGAACCCTCACTAACCACATTTTGTCCCGTTGTAGTGCCAAACTTATCCTCAGACGAAGAAGTACTCTTAAGATCCCTTCCTAGGAATGAATCAGGTATACCCCCATCATTTCCCGTCTCGCATTATGATGCTCATATGAGACCAAACATGTATAGGTAG
- the LOC132068102 gene encoding uncharacterized protein LOC132068102, with the protein MGGNKQRRPKTHHHSHRGQSSRTRQPDDSFKVEESLPGELVEEEEPTGPKIQLAMWDFGQCDAKRCTGRKLARFGLLKELRVGAGFGGVCLSPTGKQCISREDSSLIDRRGMAVVDCSWARLDDVPFTKLRCPAPRLLPWLVAANPVNYGRPCELSCVEALAAGLIICGEEETGNLLLSKFKWGHAFLSLNKELLKAYSECQTSADIISAQNEWISAQTSPIPQALTAEDSGSHSEGENSSDNSDDGLPPLEKNMNHVSLADSDEESE; encoded by the coding sequence ATGGGTGGTAACAAGCAAAGGCGACCTAAAACCCATCACCACTCTCATCGAGGACAATCCAGCCGTACCCGTCAACCTGATGACTCTTTCAAAGTTGAAGAGTCTTTACCCGGAGAACTCGTGGAAGAAGAGGAACCAACCGGTCCAAAAATCCAGCTGGCTATGTGGGATTTCGGTCAGTGCGATGCTAAAAGGTGCACTGGACGGAAACTTGCAAGATTTGGTTTGTTGAAAGAGCTGCGAGTCGGTGCTGGGTTTGGTGGCGTTTGTTTAAGTCCCACCGGAAAACAGTGTATTTCAAGAGAAGATAGTAGTTTAATTGACCGAAGGGGGATGGCAGTAGTCGATTGCTCGTGGGCCCGCTTGGATGATGTACCTTTCACAAAACTACGCTGTCCTGCTCCTCGTCTTTTACCATGGTTAGTAGCAGCAAATCCAGTAAACTATGGTCGTCCGTGTGAGCTATCTTGTGTCGAGGCTTTAGCAGCAGGTTTAATTATATGCGGCGAGGAGGAAACTGGAAATCTATTGCTGAGCAAGTTCAAGTGGGGTCACGCGTTCTTGTCCCTCAATAAGGAACTTTTGAAGGCGTACTCGGAATGTCAAACGAGTGCTGATATCATTTCAGCTCAGAATGAGTGGATATCTGCGCAAACGTCACCTATTCCACAAGCTCTAACAGCAGAAGACTCTGGATCCCATAGTGAAGGTGAAAATTCTTCTGATAATTCTGACGATGGGCTTCCTCCACTAGAAAAGAATATGAATCACGTTTCCTTGGCGGATAGCGATGAGGAGAGTGAATAG
- the LOC132068107 gene encoding uncharacterized protein LOC132068107 isoform X1, which yields MRFKRGSKVEVINTKKLVTNQEIGQVLEVFDESSWKTATIVKVLDRDYYLVQQTGCLEELCVHRSNTRVVQCWQDKERNLKRKGSGLCRRPDQLSALKPSKKVSKVLSFSARNRSLVADDHLASQECTELRKSHISSSLLLNRVSQVALSKNETFRNIQDLEATERAFKRRRVVPAVLKGQVNVSAKCKENIMGEKYVSDGYCALEQTKRSDSLSDACSVGSCSINDKFSNLSPEEVCSDVESFQDSADKEEIAAGIHSLELHAYRCTLEALYASGPLSWDQEALLTNLRISLHISNDEHLAELKTLISAGTGQQLDVYILCLQNSKDDACVCSTSTPATTVPQIRQFMAFVVITIKLHDLFCLDNFDIGMFFAEK from the exons ATGAGGTTTAAAAGGGGAAGCAAAGTGGAGGTAATAAATACGAAGAAATTGGTTACGAATCAGGAAATTGGTCAAGTTTTGGAGGTATTTGATGAATCTTCTTGGAAGACTGCTACAATTGTGAAGGTTCTAGATAGAGATTACTATTTGGTACAACAGACTGGATGCTTGGAGGAGCTTTGTGTGCACAGATCAAACACCAGAGTGGTACAATGTTGGCAAGATAAGGAACGGAACTTGAAAAGGAAG GGATCTGGATTGTGTAGGAGACCTGACCAACTATCAGCTTTAAAACCTTCTAAAAAGGTGAGCAAGGTCCTGTCTTTTAGCGCAAGGAATAGATCTCTTGTTGCGGATGATCATTTAGCTTCTCAGGAGTGTACTGAGTTGCGGAAGTCTCATATTAGCTCTTCGTTATTGCTAAATAGGGTATCCCAAGTTGCCCTGTCTAAAAATGAAACCTTTAGAAACATTCAGGATTTAGAGGCAACTGAGAGAGCTTTTAAGAGACGGAGAGTAGTGCCAGCTGTCTTAAAGGGACAAGTCAATGTTAGTGCCAAGTGCAAAGAGAATATAATGGGTGAGAAGTATGTATCTGATGGATATTGTGCATTGGAGCAAACCAAAAGAAGTGATTCTCTTAGTGATGCCTGTTCCGTTGGTAGTTGTAGTATCAACGATAAATTTTCTAACTTATCCCCAGAAGAAGTATGCAGTGATGTAGAGTCTTTTCAAGATTCTGCAGATAAGGAGGAAATAGCAGCAGGTATTCATAGCTTGGAGTTACATGCTTATCGGTGCACTTTGGAGGCATTGTATGCGTCCGGTCCCTTAAGTTGGGACCAAGAAGCATTGTTAACTAATCTTCGAATCTCGCTCCATATTTCAAATGATGAACATTTAGCAGAGCTGAAGACTTTAATTTCTGCTGGAACTG GGCAACAGTTGGATGTATACATCCTTTGCCTCCAAAACTCAAAAGATGATGCTTGCGTTTGCAGCACCTCGACTCCTGCAACAACTGTCCCACAGATAAGACAATTCATGGCTTTTGTTGTTATTACTATAAAGCTTCATGATTTGTTTTGTCTGGATAACTTCGATATTGGCATGTTTTTTGCTGAAAAGTAA